Proteins encoded by one window of Salmonirosea aquatica:
- a CDS encoding c-type cytochrome domain-containing protein — protein sequence MLSTLLLQVSDWAMFFGRFHPVLVHLPIGFLLLAAFLAIGRRFGKIHVHETTLSVILFWSAVSATLACGAGYLLSLGGGYEEELLDEHMWQGLGVAAFAWIAWAVKSEAFAHRIPFGPAFYLPAFGLATVLTMVAGHHGGSLTHGDGYLTAYTPEPFRSLAGIPPRQEQLTEIKPIANVPEAVVYRDIVQPILSVHCTQCHNATKKKGDLRMDTFEYLTKGGENGVVFVAGKSTESELLKRCLLPLDNDDHMPPIGKPQLSDNQIALLTWWIDQGAPVDKKVAELKSDDKIKPALASLSEGENAGGAGYKPTGSPVLSLKVPEPDEKAVQSLESLNLLVTPVASEQNLIEVSAVNAPEFSDAQVPLLTPLSSQIVWLKLGSTSITDPAITEISKLKNLNKLHLEYTGITDAGLKNLKNLPYLEYLNLIGTKVTDSGLQSLASLKAIKNVYVWKSAVTEAGIVQLRKVRPDLNIVTGLDETTVAAFLKAGKADSTRVSGKPTP from the coding sequence ATGCTCTCAACCCTCTTGCTGCAGGTTTCTGATTGGGCCATGTTCTTTGGCCGTTTCCACCCCGTACTGGTGCACCTACCTATTGGTTTTCTGCTACTGGCGGCTTTTTTGGCCATTGGACGGCGTTTTGGTAAGATCCACGTGCACGAAACCACACTTTCGGTCATCTTGTTTTGGTCGGCGGTGAGTGCCACCCTGGCCTGCGGAGCGGGCTACCTGCTGTCGCTGGGTGGTGGCTACGAAGAGGAGTTGCTCGACGAACACATGTGGCAGGGGCTTGGTGTGGCAGCTTTCGCCTGGATCGCCTGGGCGGTCAAGTCAGAAGCATTTGCTCACCGGATTCCTTTTGGCCCTGCCTTTTACCTGCCTGCTTTTGGTCTGGCTACAGTGCTGACGATGGTGGCAGGGCACCATGGGGGCAGCCTAACGCATGGAGATGGGTACCTTACCGCTTACACTCCCGAGCCCTTTCGCTCGCTGGCCGGAATCCCTCCCCGGCAGGAGCAACTTACCGAAATCAAACCCATCGCCAATGTGCCGGAAGCGGTCGTGTACCGCGACATCGTGCAACCGATTCTGAGTGTGCATTGCACCCAATGCCACAATGCTACCAAAAAGAAGGGTGATTTGCGAATGGATACGTTCGAGTACCTGACCAAAGGCGGCGAGAACGGCGTTGTGTTCGTAGCAGGCAAAAGTACCGAAAGTGAACTTCTGAAACGTTGTCTGCTGCCGCTGGATAACGACGACCATATGCCGCCTATAGGCAAGCCCCAGCTTTCTGACAATCAGATTGCTCTGCTAACCTGGTGGATCGACCAGGGTGCGCCGGTGGATAAGAAAGTCGCCGAATTAAAATCGGATGATAAGATCAAACCTGCCCTGGCTTCGCTGAGCGAGGGGGAAAATGCAGGAGGAGCGGGCTACAAACCTACCGGTTCGCCCGTATTGAGCCTGAAGGTACCCGAGCCGGATGAGAAAGCCGTGCAGTCGCTTGAATCACTTAACCTACTGGTGACGCCTGTAGCCAGTGAGCAGAACCTGATAGAAGTAAGCGCGGTAAATGCTCCGGAGTTTTCGGATGCTCAGGTACCTCTGTTGACTCCTCTGTCTTCACAGATCGTGTGGCTAAAGCTGGGGAGTACCAGTATTACTGATCCCGCAATAACCGAAATCAGCAAACTTAAAAACCTCAATAAGCTGCATCTTGAGTATACGGGTATTACCGACGCCGGTCTGAAAAACTTGAAAAATCTTCCTTATCTCGAATACCTCAACCTGATCGGGACCAAAGTGACCGATAGCGGTTTGCAGAGCTTGGCGAGTCTGAAGGCTATCAAGAATGTATACGTCTGGAAATCGGCGGTTACGGAAGCGGGCATCGTCCAATTGCGGAAGGTACGGCCCGATTTGAATATCGTTACCGGACTGGACGAAACTACTGTGGCTGCTTTTCTCAAGGCGGGTAAAGCCGACTCCACTCGCGTGTCTGGAAAGCCTACCCCCTGA
- the rhaM gene encoding L-rhamnose mutarotase, protein MPNSQVNAFRMNLKPGFEAEYKKRHDEIWPELQELLRQAGIAEYYIFLDEATSSLFAFQKITTTATRLSLSEQPIMRRWWDYMADIMEVNGDNSPIAVACPEVFRLPATL, encoded by the coding sequence ATGCCCAATAGTCAGGTAAATGCCTTCCGGATGAATCTGAAGCCCGGCTTCGAGGCGGAGTACAAAAAACGCCACGACGAAATCTGGCCCGAATTGCAGGAGCTTCTTCGGCAGGCAGGCATCGCCGAGTATTACATTTTCTTGGATGAAGCTACCAGTAGCCTGTTTGCTTTCCAGAAAATAACAACTACCGCAACCCGCCTGAGCTTATCCGAGCAGCCCATCATGCGCCGTTGGTGGGACTACATGGCCGATATTATGGAAGTAAACGGCGATAATTCACCGATAGCCGTAGCTTGTCCCGAAGTGTTTCGCCTTCCGGCTACCTTGTAG
- a CDS encoding DUF1501 domain-containing protein, whose amino-acid sequence MNNLFKELQHAELQRQTRRHFLKECGFGLGAIGLGSLLGSCSTSGTEAAAPALPDNPMAVRMPQFAPKAKRVIYIHMAGAPSQLELFDYKPELVKYHGQDCPAEFLEGKKFAFIQGVPKMLGPQGRFAQYGQSGAWLSDYLPYLQEVADEVTFLKAMYTDQFNHAPAQLLMHTGSARLGRPSLGAWSVYGLGSENQNLPGFIVLASGGKQPDAGKSVWGSGFLPSVYQGVQCRTGGDPVLYVSDPSGMNRNIRKQTIEAINEINRQTYEEVQDPEILTRISQYEMAFRMQMSVPEVMDVSTEPQYILDMYGVKPGEGTFAMNCLLARKLVENGVRFVQLFDWGWDTHGTSADGAIEIGLHEKCRQSDQAVAGLLKDLKMRGLLDETLVVWGGEFGRTPMQENRNGQVLPFMGRDHHLEAFTVWMAGGGVKQGFSYGETDELGYYGAKDKTHVHDLQATILHLMGFDHETFTYPFQGRNFRLTDVAGKVIQPILA is encoded by the coding sequence ATGAACAACCTATTCAAAGAACTCCAGCACGCTGAACTACAGCGTCAGACCCGTCGGCATTTCCTGAAAGAATGTGGGTTCGGTCTGGGCGCTATTGGATTGGGTTCCCTGCTGGGTAGCTGTAGTACCTCAGGTACCGAAGCCGCTGCCCCGGCCCTGCCCGATAACCCGATGGCGGTACGTATGCCTCAGTTTGCGCCCAAAGCCAAGCGGGTGATTTACATCCATATGGCAGGGGCGCCTTCCCAGCTGGAGCTTTTCGATTATAAGCCTGAACTCGTGAAGTATCATGGTCAGGACTGTCCGGCAGAATTTCTGGAAGGCAAGAAGTTCGCTTTTATCCAAGGGGTACCCAAGATGCTCGGTCCGCAGGGACGCTTTGCCCAGTACGGACAGTCCGGAGCTTGGCTGTCCGACTACCTACCCTACCTGCAGGAAGTGGCAGACGAGGTGACGTTTCTGAAGGCGATGTATACCGATCAGTTCAACCACGCCCCCGCCCAGCTACTGATGCACACGGGTAGCGCCCGATTGGGTCGCCCGAGTCTGGGAGCCTGGTCGGTATATGGACTGGGTTCTGAAAATCAGAATTTACCGGGCTTCATCGTGCTGGCATCGGGCGGCAAGCAGCCTGATGCGGGCAAGAGCGTATGGGGAAGTGGATTTTTGCCCAGTGTGTACCAGGGGGTGCAGTGCCGCACGGGTGGCGACCCAGTGCTGTATGTGTCGGATCCGAGTGGGATGAATCGAAATATCCGTAAACAGACGATTGAGGCTATCAATGAAATCAACCGCCAGACCTACGAAGAAGTACAGGATCCCGAAATTCTGACGCGCATCAGTCAGTACGAAATGGCTTTTCGGATGCAGATGTCCGTGCCGGAGGTGATGGATGTTTCTACGGAACCGCAGTACATTCTGGATATGTATGGCGTCAAACCTGGGGAGGGTACCTTTGCCATGAATTGCCTGTTGGCCCGCAAACTGGTTGAAAATGGCGTGCGTTTCGTGCAGCTTTTCGACTGGGGCTGGGATACCCATGGCACGAGTGCCGACGGAGCCATCGAGATCGGCCTGCACGAGAAATGCCGTCAGTCGGATCAGGCGGTGGCGGGCCTGTTGAAGGACCTGAAAATGCGCGGCCTATTGGACGAAACCCTCGTCGTATGGGGCGGAGAATTTGGCCGGACGCCCATGCAGGAAAACCGCAACGGACAGGTACTGCCCTTTATGGGACGCGACCACCATCTGGAAGCGTTTACGGTTTGGATGGCGGGCGGTGGCGTGAAGCAGGGCTTCAGCTACGGTGAAACGGATGAGCTCGGCTACTATGGGGCGAAAGACAAAACCCACGTCCACGACCTACAGGCCACTATCCTTCATCTGATGGGTTTTGATCATGAGACATTCACCTACCCCTTCCAGGGACGGAATTTCCGGCTCACGGATGTGGCCGGAAAAGTAATCCAGCCGATTTTGGCCTAG